A genomic stretch from Acinonyx jubatus isolate Ajub_Pintada_27869175 chromosome E2, VMU_Ajub_asm_v1.0, whole genome shotgun sequence includes:
- the LOC113593337 gene encoding vomeronasal type-1 receptor 2-like has translation MQSINNSGSCRCSGKIQIKLGKSLHKKIHYRRGFFGGITGHGDLGISVSMKNVAHNSCFYRKALRVYFDVKLLENDRMAFGDLKFAMIFLFQIVVGVWGNFLLLYHSVTLAFSGCKPRSTDLILRHLTVANSLVLLSRGIPRTMAAFGLRHFLNYFGCKLVLYIHRVARGVTIGTICLLSVFQAITISPRNSRWAELKAKALKYIVSFNTLCWVLHMLVNFIFPVFATGRWSNKTVTTMFCPTPLHDKVSDSTYTALIAFHDVLCLGLMSWASGSMVFILNRHRQRVQHIHRTKASPRSSPETRAIHTILFLVSTFVSLYTLSFMFYVYLALCDNPNWWVVTTSILITTGFPTVSPFVLMSRNPTVYRLCSFCCGRKTEFPDLIRKIQNGLFGAVFSH, from the coding sequence ATGCAAAGCATTAATAATAGTGGCTCATGCAGGTGCTCTGGTAAGATACAAATCAAACTTGGTAAATCTCTCCACAAGAAAATACATTACAGACGTGGATTTTTTGGAGGAATAACTGGACATGGAGATTTGGGGATTTCTGTTTCCATGAAAAATGTAGCCCACAACTCATGTTTTTACAGAAAAGCTCTGCGTGTGTATTTTGATGTCAAACTCTTGGAAAATGACAGAATGGCCTTCGGAGATTTGAAATTTGCAATGATCTTCCTGTTCCAGATAGTCGTTGGAGTTTGGGGAAATTTCTTGCTCTTATATCATTCTGTGACCCTTGCCTTCAGTGGATGCAAACCAAGGTCAACCGATTTAATTCTCAGGCACCTGACTGTAGCCAACTCCTTGGTCCTTCTCTCCAGAGGAATCCCAAGGACAATGGCAGCTTTTGGGTTAAGACATTTCCTCAATTATTTTGGATGCAAACTTGTTTTATACATTCACAGAGTGGCCAGGGGTGTGACCATTGGCACCATCTGTCTCCTGAGTGTCTTCCAGGCCATCACCATCAGCCCCAGAAACTCCAGGTGGGCGGAACTTAAAGCCAAAGCCCTGAAGTACATCGTGTCCTTCAATACCCTCTGCTGGGTCCTCCACATgctggtaaattttatttttccagtgtttGCGACTGGCAGATGGAGTAACAAAACCGTCACAACGATGTTCTGTCCTACTCCGCTTCACGACAAAGTCTCAGACTCCACGTATACAGCATTGATAGCCTTTCATGATGTTTTATGTTTGGGGCTCATGTCCTGGGCTAGCGGCTCAATGGTGTTCATCCTGAACAGGCACAGGCAGCGGGTCCAACACATTCATAGGACCAAGGCCTCCCCAAGATCCTCCCCCGAGACCAGAGCCATCCACACCATCCTTTTTCTGGTAAGCACCTTTGTATCTTTGTACACCCTCTCcttcatgttttatgtttatctggCTCTTTGTGATAATCCCAATTGGTGGGTGGTGACCACCTCTATACTAATCACCACAGGATTCCCGACCGTCAGTCCCTTTGTTCTCATGAGCCGTAATCCCACTGTGTACAGGCTCTGCTCTTTCTGCTGTGGAAGAAAGACAGAATTCCCTGatctcatcagaaaaatacaaaatggtttGTTTGGGGCTGTGTTTAGTCATTGA